The proteins below are encoded in one region of Micromonospora pisi:
- the truB gene encoding tRNA pseudouridine(55) synthase TruB gives MSVDGLIVVDKPGGMTSHDVVARIRRFARTRRVGHGGTLDPMATGVLVIGVGRATRLLTYVIGAGKRYTATIRLGQSTVTDDAEGDVVTESSAVGLTDDGIRAGLLPLTGEIDQVPSAVSAIKVNGERAYKRVRDGEAVTLAARRVTISRLDLLEIRRPAPDLVDLDVDVTCSSGTYIRAIARDLGAALGVGGHLTALRRTAVGGFDLAEAVTLDELAEREPDTVVNLPVDAAARRFFASRQADAAEAKVLSHGGPLDPAGIVGPYAVFDPDGGLIAIVSERDGRARAEIVLAPA, from the coding sequence GTGAGCGTGGACGGTCTGATCGTGGTGGACAAGCCGGGCGGCATGACGTCGCATGACGTGGTCGCACGGATCCGGAGGTTCGCCCGGACCCGGCGGGTCGGGCACGGCGGCACCCTGGATCCGATGGCGACCGGAGTGCTGGTGATCGGCGTCGGTCGGGCGACCCGGCTGCTGACGTACGTGATCGGGGCGGGCAAGCGCTACACCGCCACGATCCGGCTCGGCCAGTCGACCGTGACCGACGACGCCGAGGGGGACGTGGTCACCGAGAGCTCGGCCGTTGGGCTGACCGACGACGGGATCCGTGCGGGGTTGCTCCCGCTGACCGGTGAGATCGACCAGGTGCCGAGCGCGGTCAGTGCGATCAAGGTCAACGGGGAGCGGGCGTACAAGCGGGTCCGGGACGGGGAGGCGGTCACCCTCGCCGCCCGTCGGGTGACCATCTCCCGACTCGACCTGTTGGAGATCCGGCGACCCGCCCCCGACCTGGTCGACCTCGACGTCGACGTGACCTGCTCGTCCGGGACGTACATCCGGGCCATCGCCCGGGACCTGGGTGCCGCGCTCGGCGTCGGCGGGCACCTCACCGCGCTGCGCCGTACCGCCGTCGGGGGATTCGACCTGGCCGAGGCGGTGACCCTGGACGAGTTGGCCGAACGGGAACCGGACACCGTGGTCAACCTGCCGGTCGACGCGGCCGCCCGGCGGTTCTTCGCGTCCCGGCAGGCGGACGCGGCCGAGGCGAAGGTGCTCTCGCACGGTGGCCCGCTCGACCCGGCCGGCATCGTCGGGCCGTACGCGGTCTTCGACCCGGACGGCGGGTTGATCGCTATCGTCAGCGAACGGGACGGCCGGGCGCGGGCGGAGATCGTGCTCGCGCCGGCCTGA
- a CDS encoding bifunctional riboflavin kinase/FAD synthetase encodes MQRWRGNDGVPGGWGRSVVTIGVFDGVHQGHQAIIGYAVKRARNLGVQSVVVTFDPHPAEVVRPGSHPAVLTEPSRKAELIESLGVDVLWVVPFTPDFSRLTAEAFVHNVLVENLHAALVVVGENFRFGHRAAGDVVLLERLGRTFGFGVEGAPLVAVDDTVFSSTYIRACVAAGDVTAAAAALGRPHRLDGVVVRGDQRGREIGFPTANLLCHRHAAVPADGIYAARLIRHRGRAGHAPEVLPAAVSIGTNPTFNGRERRIEAYVLDFEGDLYGERLALDFVARLRETRQYDGVEPLVAQMHEDVAQTRQVLG; translated from the coding sequence ATGCAGCGTTGGCGGGGGAACGACGGAGTGCCGGGCGGCTGGGGCCGGTCGGTGGTCACCATCGGTGTCTTCGACGGTGTCCACCAGGGGCATCAGGCGATCATCGGGTACGCGGTGAAGCGCGCCCGGAACCTCGGCGTGCAGTCGGTGGTGGTCACCTTCGATCCGCACCCCGCCGAGGTGGTGCGCCCCGGCTCGCATCCGGCGGTGCTGACCGAGCCGAGCCGGAAGGCTGAACTGATCGAGTCGCTCGGCGTCGACGTGCTCTGGGTGGTGCCGTTCACCCCCGACTTCTCCCGGCTGACCGCCGAGGCGTTCGTACACAACGTGCTGGTGGAGAACCTGCACGCCGCGCTGGTGGTGGTAGGGGAGAACTTCCGTTTCGGGCACCGGGCCGCCGGTGACGTGGTGCTGCTGGAACGGCTCGGCCGTACCTTCGGGTTCGGGGTGGAGGGGGCGCCGCTGGTCGCCGTTGACGACACGGTCTTCTCCTCGACGTACATCCGGGCCTGTGTCGCGGCCGGGGACGTGACCGCCGCGGCGGCCGCGCTCGGCCGCCCGCACCGGCTCGACGGTGTGGTGGTCCGGGGCGACCAGCGGGGGCGGGAGATCGGCTTTCCGACCGCCAACCTGCTCTGCCACCGTCACGCCGCGGTGCCGGCGGACGGGATCTACGCGGCCCGCTTGATCCGTCACCGGGGTCGCGCGGGCCACGCGCCGGAGGTCCTGCCGGCGGCGGTCTCGATCGGCACCAACCCGACCTTCAACGGTCGGGAACGGCGGATCGAGGCGTACGTGCTCGACTTCGAGGGCGACCTGTACGGGGAGCGGCTCGCGCTGGACTTCGTGGCCCGGTTGCGGGAGACCCGCCAGTACGACGGGGTCGAGCCGTTGGTGGCGCAGATGCACGAGGACGTCGCCCAGACCCGCCAGGTGCTCGGCTGA
- the rpsO gene encoding 30S ribosomal protein S15, translated as MALDQEAKSKIRQEYATVEGDTGSPEVQVAVLTKRIADLTEHLKVHKHDHHSRRGLLLLVGRRRRLLNYMQKKDISRYRTLIERLGLRR; from the coding sequence ATGGCGCTCGATCAGGAAGCCAAGAGCAAGATCCGGCAGGAATACGCGACCGTCGAGGGCGACACCGGTTCGCCGGAGGTCCAGGTCGCGGTCCTCACCAAGCGCATCGCCGACCTCACCGAGCACCTGAAGGTGCACAAGCACGACCACCACAGCCGTCGTGGTCTGCTGCTGCTGGTCGGCCGTCGTCGCCGGCTGCTCAACTACATGCAGAAGAAGGACATCAGCCGCTACCGGACGCTCATCGAGCGGCTCGGCCTGCGGAGGTGA